From a region of the Posidoniimonas polymericola genome:
- a CDS encoding sigma-70 family RNA polymerase sigma factor has translation MPTTARRLLTSARTRRTTASPISATDGELLMRFRRGGDPQALAEILDRHAAMVWGVCRNVLHREADAQDAFQATFLILLRRADSIRASESAAGWLYRVALRAACDARRARLRRREAPLDDEPLQPEPAFPDIERRQLSAALMEELRALPDKYQTPLVLRYLEGLSRQEIADQLDTTVATVQGQLVRGKRQLRSRLIRRGVSLSVAMGVLAASRPAEAAPVGPVLSSGGAIASHSVIVQQLTLSGARSMMMAAYAKPLAVAATIAIAALVATAEDQSTLASNAVAGPASNLTVQLDATPVDADEGASVAMTLPAAPIVEADAAEPVDATPVAVTQAEPTGANRDADQDAAAPQQELVDVYRHLVEMVRQQHEQGVASTLALLTAERRYASAVAELHQIHGEREEALRQLKVAVDLAERRSELMQHAAQSGEPASIDDQFDAAEQLTRAKQALVAAQQQMVANAEALEAQARAVEMQRRMGELQNQSAELRETNPKQPSSARQAEDMELLAALAADSKYQYLQQKKQSYEQYLADMKAMSGVGEHKFRQIQKQADAVSDQLAAYRAQFEAALRAKDLGGRTGSDPEGREIEAMPVVPERDQYGPESTMKQGNWNAEHEPSELDPKGWAVIADLRLGEHMPVLLPGDPRPRPHMKLVRMAANGHDGHFSALMSVVDPGTDSNGLAANLGGNPTRVVVRGEVCELRQLGPGLRPESALVLLRCVRGRTNTELEQALPNYITATMVLTRSTLRPGEQRQVARLEEQLQDTQRQSDRARLEAEHQRQVAEEQVREMRSRLEEQARQIEELTKQLKLQAPGDKPAQHDEPQAEADRPALEDLPEVANSKVYVVGTYNGPEDKPLVVRVTKTGEPLTVVLSSYYWQDWKLEVGEGVDLKRVIVAGYNEQRIDGVIDGLPEGVPLDVYTYFPTKHARNDIRRPDGVEDRAFFWAYKEHSPEYFDLADKLRQITGREIESFQGDYTAQSFEIK, from the coding sequence ATGCCGACCACTGCCAGACGCCTGCTGACCAGCGCGCGGACACGCCGCACCACCGCCAGCCCGATCTCCGCGACCGACGGCGAGCTGTTGATGCGGTTCCGCCGCGGCGGCGACCCCCAAGCCCTGGCCGAGATCCTCGACCGCCACGCCGCGATGGTGTGGGGCGTCTGCCGCAACGTGCTGCACCGCGAGGCCGACGCGCAGGACGCGTTCCAGGCGACCTTCCTGATCCTGCTCCGCCGCGCCGACAGCATCCGGGCGAGCGAGTCGGCCGCTGGCTGGCTGTACCGGGTCGCCCTCCGCGCGGCGTGTGACGCCCGCCGCGCCCGGCTGCGCCGCCGCGAGGCGCCGCTCGACGACGAGCCGCTGCAGCCCGAGCCGGCGTTCCCCGACATCGAGCGCCGGCAACTTTCCGCCGCGCTGATGGAGGAGCTGCGTGCTCTTCCTGACAAGTACCAGACGCCGCTCGTGCTGCGGTACCTAGAAGGCCTCAGCCGCCAGGAGATCGCCGACCAGCTCGACACCACGGTCGCCACCGTGCAGGGCCAGCTGGTCCGCGGCAAGCGGCAGCTCCGCTCGCGGCTGATCCGCCGCGGCGTGTCGCTCTCGGTGGCGATGGGCGTGCTGGCCGCCAGCCGCCCGGCCGAGGCGGCGCCGGTCGGCCCGGTGCTCAGCTCCGGCGGCGCGATCGCGTCGCACTCGGTGATCGTCCAACAACTGACCCTCAGCGGAGCCCGCTCGATGATGATGGCAGCCTACGCCAAGCCCCTGGCCGTCGCCGCGACGATCGCGATCGCCGCGTTGGTGGCCACTGCCGAAGACCAATCAACCCTAGCGTCAAACGCTGTGGCGGGGCCCGCGTCGAATCTCACCGTGCAACTCGACGCCACGCCGGTGGATGCCGACGAAGGGGCTTCGGTCGCCATGACGCTACCCGCGGCGCCGATCGTCGAGGCGGACGCTGCCGAACCCGTCGACGCCACGCCCGTCGCCGTCACTCAAGCCGAACCCACCGGCGCCAATCGAGACGCCGACCAAGACGCAGCCGCTCCGCAGCAGGAACTCGTCGACGTGTACCGCCACTTGGTCGAAATGGTCCGCCAGCAGCACGAGCAGGGAGTCGCGTCCACACTCGCACTGCTCACGGCCGAACGGCGTTACGCCTCGGCCGTGGCAGAGCTGCACCAGATCCACGGTGAGCGAGAGGAGGCACTTCGCCAGCTCAAGGTCGCGGTCGACCTAGCGGAGCGGCGTTCGGAACTAATGCAACATGCCGCCCAGTCGGGCGAGCCGGCGAGCATCGACGACCAGTTTGACGCCGCCGAGCAGCTGACGCGGGCGAAGCAGGCGTTGGTGGCGGCCCAGCAGCAAATGGTCGCTAACGCCGAGGCCCTCGAGGCCCAAGCCCGGGCGGTAGAGATGCAGCGGCGGATGGGGGAGTTGCAGAACCAATCGGCGGAACTGCGGGAGACGAACCCCAAGCAACCGTCGTCGGCAAGGCAGGCAGAGGATATGGAGTTGCTCGCCGCCTTGGCGGCGGATTCGAAGTACCAGTACCTACAGCAAAAAAAGCAGTCTTACGAGCAGTACTTGGCGGACATGAAAGCAATGAGCGGGGTGGGCGAGCACAAGTTCCGCCAGATTCAGAAGCAGGCCGACGCCGTTTCCGATCAGCTTGCGGCGTATCGAGCCCAGTTCGAGGCAGCGCTGCGAGCGAAGGATCTCGGAGGACGCACAGGAAGCGATCCGGAGGGGCGAGAGATTGAAGCGATGCCGGTCGTGCCGGAGCGCGATCAGTACGGGCCCGAATCGACGATGAAGCAGGGGAACTGGAACGCCGAGCACGAACCGTCGGAGCTAGATCCGAAGGGCTGGGCCGTCATCGCTGATCTGCGGCTCGGAGAGCACATGCCGGTGCTGCTGCCCGGCGATCCGCGGCCTCGCCCGCACATGAAGCTCGTCCGCATGGCGGCGAATGGGCACGACGGTCACTTTTCGGCCCTGATGTCGGTTGTCGACCCCGGTACCGACTCAAACGGCCTCGCGGCTAATTTGGGGGGCAACCCAACGAGAGTCGTAGTGCGTGGTGAGGTGTGCGAACTTCGACAACTTGGCCCCGGGTTGCGGCCAGAATCGGCATTGGTCCTGCTGCGCTGCGTGCGGGGGCGCACCAACACGGAACTAGAACAGGCGTTGCCAAACTACATAACGGCGACGATGGTGTTGACTAGGTCCACGCTTCGGCCGGGAGAGCAGCGACAAGTTGCAAGGCTCGAAGAACAACTCCAGGATACACAACGTCAATCCGACCGCGCTCGACTAGAAGCCGAGCACCAGAGGCAGGTTGCCGAAGAACAGGTTCGAGAGATGCGGAGCCGGCTAGAGGAGCAGGCACGCCAGATCGAGGAGCTCACCAAGCAACTCAAGTTGCAAGCTCCTGGCGATAAACCAGCGCAGCACGATGAGCCGCAGGCAGAAGCGGACCGACCCGCGCTGGAAGATCTTCCGGAGGTCGCCAACTCGAAGGTGTATGTCGTGGGAACCTACAACGGACCGGAGGACAAGCCGCTGGTGGTGCGCGTCACCAAGACAGGCGAGCCGCTCACGGTGGTGCTGAGTTCTTACTACTGGCAGGACTGGAAGCTGGAGGTCGGCGAGGGGGTCGACCTGAAGCGGGTGATCGTGGCTGGCTACAACGAGCAACGCATCGACGGCGTCATCGACGGGTTGCCGGAGGGGGTCCCGTTGGACGTCTACACCTATTTCCCGACCAAGCACGCCCGCAACGATATTCGGCGGCCGGACGGGGTCGAAGACCGCGCCTTCTTCTGGGCCTACAAGGAGCACAGCCCTGAGTACTTCGACCTGGCCGACAAGCTGAGGCAGATCACCGGCCGAGAAATCGAGTCGTTCCAGGGCGACTACACGGCGCAGTCGTTCGAGATCAAGTAG